CGGCCTCGGAGGAGATCGCCCAGGTCGGCACGATCTCGGCCAACGGCGACAAGGACATCGGCGAGATGATCGCCCATGCCATGCAGAAGGTCGGCAACGAGGGCGTGATCACGGTCGAGGAGGCGAAGACCGCCGAGACCGAGCTCGACGTCGTCGAGGGCATGCAGTTCGACCGCGGCTACCTCTCCCCGTACTTCATCACGAATGCGGAGAAGATGATCGCCGAGCTCGAGGACCCCTACATCCTCATCCACGAGAAGAAGCTGTCGTCGCTCCAGGCGATGCTGCCGGTTCTCGAGGCCGTCGTTCAGACCGGCAAGCCGCTGCTGATCGTCGCCGAGGACATCGAGGGCGAGGCGCTGGCCACCCTGGTGGTCAACAAGCTGCGCGGCGGCCTGAAGGTCGCGGCCGTGAAGGCGCCGGGCTTCGGTGACCGTCGCAAGGCCATGCTCGAGGACATCGCGATCCTGACCCAGGGTCAGATGATCGCCGAGGACCTCGGCATCAAGCTCGAGAACGTGACCCTCCCGATGCTCGGCCGCGCCAAGCGCGTCCGCATCGAGAAGGAGAACACCACGATCATCGACGGCGCCGGCGAGAAGGCCGACATCGAGGCCCGCGTCCAGCAGATCAAGGCGCAGATCGAGGAGACCACCTCGGACTACGACCGCGAGAAGCTCCAGGAGCGTCTGGCCAAGCTCGCGGGCGGCGTCGCGGTGATCCGCGTCGGCGGCGCGACCGAGGTCGAGGTCAAGGAGAAGAAGGACCGCGTCGACGACGCCCTCCACGCCACCCGCGCGGCGGTCGAGGAAGGCATCGTTCCCGGCGGCGGCACCGCGCTCCTGCGCGCCAAGAAGGCCGTGGCCGCTCTCTCGAGCGACAACGCCGACGTCCAGGCCGGCATCAAGATCGTCCTGAAGGCGCTTGAGGCCCCGATCCGCCAGATCGCCAGCAACGCCGGCGTCGAGGGCTCGATCGTGGTCGGCAAGATCGGCGACAAGGGCGACTCGGAGACCTACGGCTTCAACGCCCAGACCGAAGAGTACGTCGACATGATCCAGGCCGGCATCGTCGACCCGGCCAAGGTCGTGCGCACCGCCCTGCAGGACGCCGCCTCGGTGGCCGGCCTGCTCGTGACGACCGAGGCGATGGTCGCCGACGCCCCGAAGAAGGACTCCCCGGCTCCGGCGATGCCGGGCGGCGGCATGGGCGGCATGGACTTCTAAGTCCAGCCACCCGGTCCTGAGAGACGGGAAGGGGTCGCCGCGAGGCGGCCCCTTTTCCGTTGGGGCCCTTGCTCATCCTTGTTTTGTACGTCCGGCCGACGTACATTTTCGAAAGAGGAGGCAGCCATGACGAATGCTGCGCGCAAGGCGGCCCAGGTATCGCGCGACGAGCGACTGGGCTTCCGGATCGACGAGGAGACCAAGGCGCTCATCGAGCGCGCGGCTCAACTCGAGCGTCGGAAAGTGACGGATTTCTGCCTGACCGCCCTCGCGGAGGCGGCCCGCCGCACCATCGCAGAGCACGAGATCCTCGTTCTGTCGGATTGTGATCGCACCGTCTTCTTCGACACGCTGATCAATCCGCCTCGTGCGAACGAGAAGCTGCGGGCAGCCTTAGCCGAGCACGCGCGCCGCGTGGCACGGTGACGGTGAGACATGTCGCTGCCGGATCTGCTCGTCGTTCCGCTCGATGACGGGCACGACCGCGCCGCCTTCTCGTCAGGCGTCGAGAGTCTCGACCGCTATCTCCACACGCAGGCCCGACAGGATCTCCGCCGCAAGGCGAACGCGGTTTTCATTCTCAGCGCCTGCGACACGCCGAGCCGCATCCTGGGCTACTACACGCTTTGCGCCCTGGCGGTGTCGCAGGGCGACGTTCCTGCCGCTGCTCGCAGACACGTCCCGCGCTATCCGCAGGTCAGCGCGACGCTGATCGGTCGTCTGGCCGTCGCTCGCGAGATGCAGGGACGAAAGCTCGGCTCCATTCTGCTCGCGGACGCGCTCCGCCGGGCCTTCGAGAGCGCCGGGACAGTGGGCTCGTCGATGGTCGTGGTCGACGCGCTGAACGAAGCCGTGGCGGTCTTCTACGAAACCTTCGGCTTCGTACGACTTCCTGACTCGCTCAAGTTGATCCTGCCGATGGTTCAAGCTGGCGAGGCCGCGCCCTGACAAC
The sequence above is drawn from the Methylobacterium terrae genome and encodes:
- the groL gene encoding chaperonin GroEL (60 kDa chaperone family; promotes refolding of misfolded polypeptides especially under stressful conditions; forms two stacked rings of heptamers to form a barrel-shaped 14mer; ends can be capped by GroES; misfolded proteins enter the barrel where they are refolded when GroES binds), which encodes MAAKDVRFASDAREKMLRGVDILADAVKVTLGPKGRNVVIEKSFGAPRITKDGVTVAKEIELADKFENMGAQMVREVASKTNDIAGDGTTTATVLAQAIVREGAKYVAAGMNPMDLKRGIDLATQAAVKDIQSRAKKVSASEEIAQVGTISANGDKDIGEMIAHAMQKVGNEGVITVEEAKTAETELDVVEGMQFDRGYLSPYFITNAEKMIAELEDPYILIHEKKLSSLQAMLPVLEAVVQTGKPLLIVAEDIEGEALATLVVNKLRGGLKVAAVKAPGFGDRRKAMLEDIAILTQGQMIAEDLGIKLENVTLPMLGRAKRVRIEKENTTIIDGAGEKADIEARVQQIKAQIEETTSDYDREKLQERLAKLAGGVAVIRVGGATEVEVKEKKDRVDDALHATRAAVEEGIVPGGGTALLRAKKAVAALSSDNADVQAGIKIVLKALEAPIRQIASNAGVEGSIVVGKIGDKGDSETYGFNAQTEEYVDMIQAGIVDPAKVVRTALQDAASVAGLLVTTEAMVADAPKKDSPAPAMPGGGMGGMDF
- a CDS encoding DUF1778 domain-containing protein, with protein sequence MTNAARKAAQVSRDERLGFRIDEETKALIERAAQLERRKVTDFCLTALAEAARRTIAEHEILVLSDCDRTVFFDTLINPPRANEKLRAALAEHARRVAR
- a CDS encoding GNAT family N-acetyltransferase is translated as MSLPDLLVVPLDDGHDRAAFSSGVESLDRYLHTQARQDLRRKANAVFILSACDTPSRILGYYTLCALAVSQGDVPAAARRHVPRYPQVSATLIGRLAVAREMQGRKLGSILLADALRRAFESAGTVGSSMVVVDALNEAVAVFYETFGFVRLPDSLKLILPMVQAGEAAP